The Schistocerca cancellata isolate TAMUIC-IGC-003103 chromosome 4, iqSchCanc2.1, whole genome shotgun sequence genome contains a region encoding:
- the LOC126184432 gene encoding LOW QUALITY PROTEIN: craniofacial development protein 2-like (The sequence of the model RefSeq protein was modified relative to this genomic sequence to represent the inferred CDS: inserted 2 bases in 1 codon), with protein sequence MGLLSSKCSGVSSFAIGSPVGTRLRGASQRVRWCKEKHCIGTWNVRSMYQGKLDVVKREIENINIDILGRSEMRWTGMGEFASDGHMVYYSGHDNNRSNGVAFIVSDKVRKSVMRCKYKNDRMMSIRRQGQPLNITVIQVYAPTADAEKEIIDQFYGYLQELLLSTPKKDIVYIVGDWNAKVGNLXLTEKYGLGTTNEAGQRLLEFCQENSLIITNKLYQLPKRRLYTWTSPDGQHRNQIHYIFCNQRWKSAVQSAITRPGADCGSDHELLIAKFLPKLQNVAKSIPTCRYDLNSIPSN encoded by the exons ATGGGTCTGCTCAGCTCAAAATGTTCCGGAGTTTCAAGTTTCGCGATCGGATCTCCAGTGGGGACCAGGTTGAGAGGAGCTTCACAAAGAGTAAGATGGTGCAAAGAGAAGCactgcataggaacatggaatgtaagatccatgtatcaaggaaaactagacGTAGTGAAAAGAGAAATTGAGAATATTAACATCGACATATTGGGAAGaagtgaaatgaggtggactggcatgggagaatttgcttcggatggccatatggtgtattattctgggcatgataacaacagaagtaatggagtagccttcatagttagtgataaagtgagaaaaTCTGTAATGagatgcaaatataaaaatgatagaatgatgtccatcagacgtcaaggtcagcccctcaacatcacagtaattcaagtttatgcgcCAACAGCCGatgctgaaaaggaaattattgaccagttctatggatatttacaagaattactactgtcaacaccaaaaaaggatatcgtctacatagttggagattggaatgcaaAAGTGGGAAATCT ACTAACAGAGAAATACGGTCTTGGTACAACAAACGAAGCAGGACAGagactcctagaattctgccaagaaaattcattgataattacGAATAAACTGTATCAACTACCAAAACGACGCCTATATACCTGGACTTCGCCAGATGGCCAACACCGGAACCAAATTCATTACATATtttgtaatcagaggtggaagagcgcGGTTCAGTCAGCTATAACAAGACCTGGGGCCGACTGCGGATCAGATCATGagctcctgattgcaaaatttctgccgaaacttcagaatgtagcaaaaagtatcccaacttgcagatacGACCTTAACTCTATACCCTCCAACTAA